The DNA region TGATGGGTCTATTCAAATACAAAAGTCAGCAACGGCTAAAGGGAGTTGAATCAGAACAAAAATTTATTGTTTCAATGGCTTCAGGCTCAATTCTGGGTGCATTTATTGGGAGTAATTTGTTGAGGTATGTATCAAGCTCTCTGCTGTACCTAATACTGGGGACAATTTTGTTATTGTCAGCGTTGAAATTAACAAAGCATAAGCCAGCGGCATAATATATAGCAAAAGTCAAAAGTCAAAAGCTTGCTGTGAATTGGTTATAGGGTTTTAGGATGCCCTAACCGCACTCGCGGTTGCTATAGCTAGGGGCTATGGCATCCGGAAGACGAAAAATGGTTATTTTCAAAGAGGATAGAGAGTTTTGCAGAGTTGTTTATCTGGGGTTTAATCAACCATTAAGATTAGACGGAGAGGATCGAACCGCGCATACCAAGGAAACGGATGATTCTTGATTGCTTCCCACTTCTCTTTGAAAATTTCTGCCTGTACGTGGTAATCCTGCGCGTTTTCAGGTGCAGCATTTAACTTGAGGAAAAGTGTCATGCGGTGTGGTGTTTCACTGGTTGAAGCTAACCAGCACGGAAACGTATTATTCAAATTTGAATCAGCATTAGGCATAAGACTAATTTGATGGGCACGAATACCCACATCTGCCAGGTCATCGGGAATAGCTTCCACGACTTGTAAGGTAACGCCCCAATCGATCGCTTCGATCTTATCCACTCCCAGAGCAGTAGCACGAGAAAAGTTTTTGCATCCCGTCAGTTGTGCAACGCGAATAGTACGAGGATGTTCAAAAATCTGATGTTTGGCATCAAAAGCGATCGGTTTGCCACCTGACATCACCATCAATTTTTCACAGACCCGATAGGCTTCCTCTAAATTATGCGTTACAAACAACGTCACACCAGAATAGGTAGACAAAGTTTCGATCAATTGACGCTCGACTTGACTGCGAAGATAAGTATCCAGCGCCGAAAATGGTTCGTCGAGTAATAAAGCTTCCGGTTCGGTTGCTAGCGCCCTTGCTAAGGCAACTCTTTGTTGCTGTCCGCCCGAAAGTTGATGGGGATAGCGATCGCCTAATCCCTGTAATTGCAGTAAAGCAAGGTGTTGATTTACTCGTTGCGATCGCAATCGTTTTGGTAAACGCTGCAAGCCAAAGGCAATATTTTGGGCAACGGTCATATGAGGAAACAAGGCATAGTTTTGAAACACCAAACTGACTTTGCGCTGATGACTGGGGACATCGATCCGCTTTTCCGAATCAAACAAAGTCTGACCGTTCAAGACAATTCGTCCTTCGGTCGGTGTTTCTACTCCAGCAATACAGCGAAGAGTCATGCTCTTGCCAGAGCCAGATCCACCCAGTAGCCCTAATGTTTCTTCCTGAGCCGTAAAGGTAGTTTTGAGTGTAAAGTTGGCAAGCTGTTTCTCAATATCAACTAACAATCCTTCCTCAAACTGGTGTAACTGGGGTCGAGCCAGTGGCACGATTTGGGCAAGTTCAGTCTTTCTATGTCTGCCATTAACAGGTTCATTGGCTTCAACTACTCCAAACTTCCCTTGAATCTT from Aerosakkonema funiforme FACHB-1375 includes:
- the modB gene encoding molybdate ABC transporter permease subunit: MTADLSPLWISLKTAGLATIAIFFTGIAAAYWMLGYRGRWKSVIEGIFVSPLILPPTVVGFILLLLFGKNGPLGHLTAQFDFTVVFSWYAAVITATVVGFPLMYKTALGAFEQVDRSLLQVAQTLGASKARIFWRVLLPLSVPGILAGTMLGFARALGEFGATLMLAGNIPGQTQTIPMAIYFAVEAGAINEAWLWVIAIMTISLSGIVAVNLWQKQYERKIQGKFGVVEANEPVNGRHRKTELAQIVPLARPQLHQFEEGLLVDIEKQLANFTLKTTFTAQEETLGLLGGSGSGKSMTLRCIAGVETPTEGRIVLNGQTLFDSEKRIDVPSHQRKVSLVFQNYALFPHMTVAQNIAFGLQRLPKRLRSQRVNQHLALLQLQGLGDRYPHQLSGGQQQRVALARALATEPEALLLDEPFSALDTYLRSQVERQLIETLSTYSGVTLFVTHNLEEAYRVCEKLMVMSGGKPIAFDAKHQIFEHPRTIRVAQLTGCKNFSRATALGVDKIEAIDWGVTLQVVEAIPDDLADVGIRAHQISLMPNADSNLNNTFPCWLASTSETPHRMTLFLKLNAAPENAQDYHVQAEIFKEKWEAIKNHPFPWYARFDPLRLILMVD